A segment of the Desulfofundulus kuznetsovii DSM 6115 genome:
ACTGGTGGTACCGGGTAGAGAAACGGCAGGGCAAATCTACCCTGCCGCCCGCACAATTTAAAACCTCATGACAGCATCCCCACCGCATCTGCCCGGCAGCGCCGGCAGTGGGTCACCTGCTCAATAATGGGAGACAGCTTTTGACGCAACAGGTTGATCCGCTCCGGCGGCGGTGGAAGCAGGCCGGCAAATTTCCCCTGGGGAATCAGGGGGATAATGTTCATGATATGCGCCCCGGCCGCCTTCACCGCCCGGGCCACCTCTTCCAGGTGATGGTCATTGACTCCGGGTATAAGCACGCTGTTTACTTTAACGACCATGCCCAGTTCCCGGGCCAGGCGGATGCCCGCATGCTGGGCCCGCCACAGCAGTTCCGCCCCGGCAGTCCCCTTGTATACCCGCCCCCGGTGAGATACGCAATCGTAAATCCGGCCGCCCACCGCCGGTGAAACAGCGTTCACCGTCACCGTCACCGCCCGCACCCCCGCTTCCCGCAACCCCGGCAGCTTTTCAGCCAGCAGCAGGCCGTTGGTACTGATACATTTGATCAGCTCCGGAAAACGGTGATGCACCAGCCGCAAGGTATACATAGTGGCTTTATTGGCCAGGGGCTCCCCGGGACCCGCAACGCCTACCACCCGGATGCGCCCGTCCCTTTCCACTACCCGTTTCACGTACTCCAGGGCTTCCCCCGGGGTCATCAGGCGGCTGGTCACGCCGGGGCGGTTTTCATTGGCGCAATCATAGAGCCGGGTACAATAACGACACTTTATGTTGCAGTCCGGCGCCACCGGCAGGTGTACGCGCCCGAACCACCTGGCGGCGGCTTTATTATAGCAGGGATGTTCCCTGGTTATTTCCTCACAGGCTGGATCTCTCATTCTCGTTTATCCCCCTCTCCATATACCGCACGTGTCTGGCCACCATTTCTTCGCCTTCCTCACGCATGAACCCGCTGTTACCCAGCCGCCACACCGGGGCTCCCACCAGGGCCGCCACTTCCCGGGCCAGGTTCACAAAACCGTTGAAGCCGGCGTAAGGGCTTGTTTCCTGGGGAAAGACCAGGAAGGGTATGCCCATCTTATGGGCCATGAACCTTTCCCTGGTGCCCCCCACCAGCAGGTCCGGTCGGCACCGGTGTAAAAATTCCTCCAACTCTCGCTGGTGGGCGTCATCAATCATCGGCGTTCCCCGGCCCAGGCAGCGGCGGGACTCGGTATAATCTTCCTGACAGCCGAACTGGGAGCCGCACAAAACCACCTCCATGCCCAGTTCGCCAAAGGCCCTGGCCATGGAACCCATGCGTGAAGCACCAAAGAAAAGGGCCACCCGCCTGCCTGCCAGGCGTCTCAGGTAAGGAAGCGCCCTCTGCCTGGCGGCCTCCGCCTCCTTTTCCACCCACGCCGCCTCCCCCGGGCGGTTAAAGAAAGCAGCAATGGCCTGCAGCGCCGCCGCAGTTTCGGCCAAACCAAAAAAGGAAACCTTCCGCCAGGGAATGCCGAAGCGCTCCTCCATCTCCCGGGCCAGCCAGCGCCCGGTACGCCCGCAGTGCACGATATTGAGCCCGGCCCGGTGAGCCCGGGCCATATTTTCTACCGTTGCCCGGCCGGACACGGCACAGATAATATTTAAACCGAGACGCTGCAACAACTGCTCAATTTCCTTCAAATCCCCCTGAACGTCAAACTCACCAAGTATGTTTACACTGTTCTCCAGGGGCGGCCCGGCCGGACCACGCCCGATAAAATGCTCGAGCAGGGCTGCCGCGGCGACATCGTGCCCTTTACCCTGGCTCACCCCGCCGAAACCGGGACAGTTGACCGGCACCACCGGCAGGCCCAGGGAGGCCGATGCCCGTTTGCAGATTGCCTCCACGTCCTCACCGATCAGTCCTACCGCGCAGGTAGTGTAAACCAGCACGGCAGAAGACCGGGGACGCAAACTTACTGCTTCCCTGATGGCATCTTCCAGTTTTTGCCCGGCACCAAAGACAATCTCCTTTTCACCCAGGGCGGTGGAAAACACCGTGTAGTTCTTTTTACGCACCGTCCCGCTGTAGTAAGCACAACCCACCGGCCCGTGGATAAGGTGAACCGCGTCCCTGATGGCTGCCAGCATCCAGCGGGCTCCGTAAAGCAGGCAGGCCCGCTGGGAAACTACCCCGGGGAGGGTACGCCGGTCACATGCGGGTATCTCCACCACTTCCAGGTGCCCGGCCCGTTCAGGTATTACATCAATGGATATTTTCATAGTTATCCTCTCCTTAATCGAAAAGCATCCCTTCTTGAGCCCGACGGGCCTCTTCTCAAAACCACCCGTTGCTTTGTGTTGTTTATTAATTGAGCCGGGACCGGCAGGGCGCCCTGGGGGGCTTTCACGCCCCCCACCGGCCGGCCCGACCCAAACCTGGCGTTTCGTGAAAATATTTAATGAATGAATCGTGGCAACTGTCACCCGGAATTCCATAAAAGTCCCTACAACTGCTGGGTACGGTCATCGGGGTACTGGTAATCCAGCATGCTGTTTACAATTTCCGCAAGCAGCATTTCCCCGCCCCGGTAACCCACAATGGGACGTTTTTGATAACCAAAGCGGTCGTAGATGGGGAAACCTACCCGCACCAGCGGTACCTGCAGCTCACGGGAGATGTCCACCGCCCGGGAATTACCGATAATCAGGTCCAGGCGCGGTTGTTTTTTCAGGTACTCCTCAAACTCAAACAGGTCGCCGCCATTGATGATCAGCGGCGGTTCGCCTTCGTAGCCCGCTTCGGCCAGAATGGCCTCCACATCGTGGACGAAGGTCTTGCTGGCCGTACCACCGGCCAGGGCCACCGGCTCCATCCCCATTTCCAGCACAAAGCGGGTGACACCGAGCACTATATCGGGATCCCCCATGACAGCCACCTTTTTCATCATGGTGTGGTGCAGGGTGTCGGCCAGGGAATCAACTAACCGTCCCCTTTCCTGTAAGAGGCTTTCGGGGATGGGTTTTCCGGTTATCTCCCGCAGCGCCTTTAAAAAGGCATCGGTACCCTGTACCCCAACCGGTGGTGGACCAACCACGGCACGCACGCCGTATTTGCGCTCCAGGTAGCGGGCGCCGGCCTGGCCGGCGTGGGGCTGCAGGGCAAAGGTGGCCAGCGAATTGGCCATGTCTCTGATTTCCCCCACCGCAGTGCCACCAGGAGGATAGTAGGGGACGGACATTGGCGGCTCCAGGGGGGCGTCCAGGGTATCGGAAATGTCAAAGAGCACTATCGCCTCCACACCCATGTGGCGCAGCAGGTGCTTGATTTCCCGGATGTCGCCCGGGTAAAATAGACCCGGAATGATGTTCACCTTGCCGTTGGGTTCTCCCCTGGTGGTGGCCAGGGTCTCCACAAAGGCACGGGAGGCCCGGTCATAACCTTCCACATGGGACCCGGCAAAGCTGGGGGTGTTAACCAGCACTATGGGGATCCGGTCCGCTTTCTCAGGTCCGATCTCTTTACGCAGGTTGGCCCTGGCCATTTTAATAAAGCTGACCATATCGTCGCCGATAATTTCACTGGAACAGGTGGTCACCACGCCAATCAGCTCCGGCCAGTAACGCACCACCAGGTTGCGAATGCCCTCCACCAGGTTGCGCCGGCCGCCAAAAACCGCCGCATCCTCATGGAAAGAGGCGGTGGCGATAAGGGCCGGTTCCTTAAAAATACGGCAGAACGTATACCGTACGTAAGTGGTACAGCCCTGGGCACCCTGGACAAAAGGGATCGCCTTCCTTACTCCCAGCACCGCCCACATGGCTCCCAGGGGCATACAGGTGCGGTTGGGATTGATCACCACAGCCCTGTTCGCGGAGGGAATCAGCTCCGCCGGCCGCTCACAATACTCCGGCGCCGCCGGGACTTTTTCGATTTTTATCTGATCGTAAGGTATGCCCGTAACGGGAATTTCCTTTAGCTGCATGACCCTTCCTCCTCGTCTTTTGCCGGAGCACCATCAATGCCCCACTGGTATTTCCAAACCGGTGCATAAAGAGCCTGGTAGATATCCCGGGCAAAATTGACCATACCGACAAAGCCGGCATAAGGACCTTTTTCGTAGGAGTGGGAATTTACCGTGGGAATGCCCATCTTGCGCGCGATATATTTTTCTTTCAGCCCGGTTAAAAACAGATCCGGCTTTTCGGTCTTGAGCATCTCTTCGATCTCAAACTCGTTGGGGTTGTCAATAACCAGCATTCCCTCCGGCGCCCGGGCG
Coding sequences within it:
- a CDS encoding nitrogenase component 1, which codes for MKISIDVIPERAGHLEVVEIPACDRRTLPGVVSQRACLLYGARWMLAAIRDAVHLIHGPVGCAYYSGTVRKKNYTVFSTALGEKEIVFGAGQKLEDAIREAVSLRPRSSAVLVYTTCAVGLIGEDVEAICKRASASLGLPVVPVNCPGFGGVSQGKGHDVAAAALLEHFIGRGPAGPPLENSVNILGEFDVQGDLKEIEQLLQRLGLNIICAVSGRATVENMARAHRAGLNIVHCGRTGRWLAREMEERFGIPWRKVSFFGLAETAAALQAIAAFFNRPGEAAWVEKEAEAARQRALPYLRRLAGRRVALFFGASRMGSMARAFGELGMEVVLCGSQFGCQEDYTESRRCLGRGTPMIDDAHQRELEEFLHRCRPDLLVGGTRERFMAHKMGIPFLVFPQETSPYAGFNGFVNLAREVAALVGAPVWRLGNSGFMREEGEEMVARHVRYMERGINENERSSL
- a CDS encoding radical SAM protein; amino-acid sequence: MRDPACEEITREHPCYNKAAARWFGRVHLPVAPDCNIKCRYCTRLYDCANENRPGVTSRLMTPGEALEYVKRVVERDGRIRVVGVAGPGEPLANKATMYTLRLVHHRFPELIKCISTNGLLLAEKLPGLREAGVRAVTVTVNAVSPAVGGRIYDCVSHRGRVYKGTAGAELLWRAQHAGIRLARELGMVVKVNSVLIPGVNDHHLEEVARAVKAAGAHIMNIIPLIPQGKFAGLLPPPPERINLLRQKLSPIIEQVTHCRRCRADAVGMLS
- a CDS encoding nitrogenase component 1, coding for MQLKEIPVTGIPYDQIKIEKVPAAPEYCERPAELIPSANRAVVINPNRTCMPLGAMWAVLGVRKAIPFVQGAQGCTTYVRYTFCRIFKEPALIATASFHEDAAVFGGRRNLVEGIRNLVVRYWPELIGVVTTCSSEIIGDDMVSFIKMARANLRKEIGPEKADRIPIVLVNTPSFAGSHVEGYDRASRAFVETLATTRGEPNGKVNIIPGLFYPGDIREIKHLLRHMGVEAIVLFDISDTLDAPLEPPMSVPYYPPGGTAVGEIRDMANSLATFALQPHAGQAGARYLERKYGVRAVVGPPPVGVQGTDAFLKALREITGKPIPESLLQERGRLVDSLADTLHHTMMKKVAVMGDPDIVLGVTRFVLEMGMEPVALAGGTASKTFVHDVEAILAEAGYEGEPPLIINGGDLFEFEEYLKKQPRLDLIIGNSRAVDISRELQVPLVRVGFPIYDRFGYQKRPIVGYRGGEMLLAEIVNSMLDYQYPDDRTQQL